Genomic segment of Chitinophaga varians:
TCATAGACAATGGAGCAGGTAGGTCCCATGATCAGTTCCAGGAAGATCACGTGTACCGGTGTGAAAATATTGGGGTAGGCCCATCCAAGGAACAACGGTAATGATACGGTGAGGATAATGGGAATATGAATGGAGATAATGTACTGTACTGCTTTTTTGATATTGGTGTAGATCCTTCTGCCCATGGCCACGGCGTCTACCATGCCGGAGAGGTCGTCGTTGGCGAGGATCAGCGCTGCCGCCTGTTTGGCGATCTCAGTGCCTTTCTTTCCCATGGCGATGCCGATGTGGGCGGCTTTCAGGGCGGGGCCGTCGTTGACGCCGTCGCCGGTCATGGCCACCACCTGGTTGTCCGCTTTGAGCGCGTCGATTGCGGCCAGTTTGGCTTCGGGGAACATGCGGGTGAAGATGTTCACCCGTTGCAGGGTAGCCTGCATGTCAGGGAGGGATTGTTGCATCAGCGTTTCTCCATCTATGGCTTCTTCCGCGTGCTGAAGGCCTGCCTGTGTGGCAATGGCTTTGGTGGTGGCGCTGTTATCGCCGGTAATGATCTTGATATCGATGCCTGCCTGATAGAACTGCTGGAAGACCTGTCCGATATTGGCTTTTGGAGGATCGTAAAAAGCCACCAGCCCGATAAAGGAGAAGGGCAGGTCCTGTTGCTGGGCCGGATAATCTGTGCCGGTGAAGCCGGAGGTGGCCACTCCCAGTATACGGTAGCCTTTTTCCGCCAGTTGACTGAGCTGTTGTTGTACCTGGCTTTTTTCTGCCTCCGGCAGATGACAAACGCGGAGAATAGCTTCCGGCGCACCTTTGGCGGCGACGATCCGTTGGCCGTCGTTTGTTTCGAACACGTGGGTCATCATAGGCGGTTTGCCTTCCAGGGGGTATTCATGCACGATGCGGTACTGCGGGCGTTCATCCGTTTCCGTTGTCTGTGCGTACAACTGGTGCAACGTTTTCTCCATGGGGTCAAACGGTACCGGCTCGCTGGCCCACATGGCGGCGCGGATAACGGCGGCAGGCCATTGGCCGTTTTCATACAGCGTATGGTCGGCAGCGTTATACACCGACTGCAGGCTCATTCTGTTTTCCGTAATGGTGCCGGTTTTATCAGTACAGATAACGGTGGCGCTGCCCAGGGCTTCCACGGTACGTATCTTTTTGACGATAATGCCCAGCTGCATCAGCCGCCTGGAGCCGAGCGCCATAAAAGTGGTGAAAGCCACGGGTATCTCTTCCGGCAGGATAGACATGGCCAGGGTAAGGCCTTTCAGGAGGCTGCCGGTCAGGCTGCGGCTTTGTATGAAATTGTACAGCCATACCGCCAGGAACACACCGATTCCGACAATGGCCATCCATTTTACAAATTGTTCTATCTGCTGTTGCAGCGGCGTGGGCTCTTCCCGGATGTCCAGGATGGCCTTGCCCAGCTGTCCTATCTTGGTCTGTTCCCCGATCTGTTCCACCCGGCAGATGGCCAGGCCGGACACGACCAGGGTGCCGCTGTATACATAGGGGTCGTCGCTGTCTGCTTCCTTAAATACGGCAAAGGCTTCCCCTGTCAGCGCGGATTCATTTACGGAGAAATCGTTGCTGTGCACAATCACGCCGTCGGCATTGACAGTATTGCCTTCCGAGATGACCAGCATGTCACCGATAACAATATCAGCTGTGGAGATGGATTGCAGCGTGCCGTTACGGATCACTTTACTCAGGGGTTCATTCATTTTCTCCAGCGCTTCCAGTGCCTTACGGCTACGGCTATCCTGGTAAAAAGAAATGCCGGACACCAGGGCGATGGCAGCCAGCATAAAATAGGCTTCGCCCCATTCGCCTAACACAAAATAGATGGCCGTTACAGCTATCAGCAGCATCAGCATGGGTTCCTGCAATATCTCCTTCAATAGCGCCAGCACCGGGTTGATGGAAGGCTCCGGCGGAATATTACGGCCGTTTTCTTCTCTGGAAGCAGCTACTGCTGCATCGTCCAGACCACGTATATTTTCAGGGAGATTTATTTTTGCTGCTGCCATACACCGGATTTTTTTGTTGATACTGCCGTTGAAAACCGCCACAGTTTGCATCAGGATGGGGAAATAATCGCAGGTCTAATATAATAAATAATAGCGGGGCAACAGGCAAAAGTGTTACCTTCCGTGCGGAAACACGTCCGGAATGGTTCTTGTGGGCTTATTTATTTAACTGTCGTCACAACTCATGCGGAAACCTGGCCCGAGCAGTCTGTTTTTCAGATACCTCTTTGCGAACAAATGGCTGGTAGCTGCCATCTCTATAGTTACTGTACTAAGACTTTCTTTTGTCGGCGCTATGGGGCTGATGCCTCAGGATGCGTATTATTTTTTTTACGGCCAGCATCTGGCGTTGTCCTACTTTGATCACCCGCCGGCTATAGCCTATACGCTGCGGATCTTTACGGACGTATTGGGCAGGCATGCCTGGGTGATTAAACTGGCCGACACGCTGGTGACCATAGGAACATTGCTGGCTTTTTACCGCCTGGCCACCTTTTTCCTGTCGCGGCACCGCGCCTGGAATGCCGGGCTGCTGCTGTATTCCACGCTGATGGTCACGTTGCTGTCGCTCGTGTCTACACCGGACGTGCCACTGATGCTGTGGTGGAGTATTTCACTGATTGCTTTGTACAAGGCGCTGTTTGAAGGCAGCCGTGCCGCGTGGGTATGGACCGGTATTGCCATGGGTCTTGCCTTTGACAGTAAGTACACCGGTATTTTTTTACCGGCGGGCGCTGTCTTGTTTTTATTGTTGTCTGCCCGTTACCGGCGTTACCTCTGGTCGCCATGGTTATTGCTGGCCATTGCGTTTTTTCTCCTGACTATTTCTCCGGTGGTGATCTGGAATGTAGACAACCAGTTTGCCTCTTTCCGTTTTCAGTCGTCCGGAAGAGTAGGCGGCATGGAGCTGCATCCCCTGGATTTCCTGGGCGTCATTGGCCACCAGGCGGCGGTATTGATACCGGTGTTGCTGGGCGCATTGTTTTATTATTTGTACAAGGCCTTCGGCCGTTACCGGCGGAGAGGCTGGCGGGTGCCGGTGAAGCAGCTGTTCCTGTTGTGTTTTTTCCTGCCGTCATTTTTGGGTTTTATGGTGATTTCTCCTATTTATTGGGTGAAGCTCAACTGGATGATGCCTGGTTATATCACGGGTATTATCTGGGTAAGCGCGTGGATGGGCATGAAATACATCCGCTGGCAGTGGGCCGTGTCTGTGGCCGTGCATATGGCGCTGGCGGTGGAGATCATTTTTTACCCGGTGCCTATTCATTCGGATGATACGATGATCGGCTGGGAAGGGCTGGGAAAGGCGGCCAGGGAGATACGCCGACAATACCCCAATGATTTTATTTTTTCGGCAGATGATTATAAAACGAGCGCCATGCTCAATTTTTATCTTCCTGAGCTGGTGTATTCACGGAATGTCATCGGAGAGCCTGCACTTCAATTTGATTATATAGGCACTGACCTGCGCAGGCTGGAAGGAAGGAATGCCATCTTTATCAATTCGCTGACGGACGTGGCGGATGATAAAGATGAACAGGCGTTTGTAAAGGAACTGCAACCCTATTTCTCGGATGTTGCGCCATTGCCGCCTATCATTGTAAAACTGCATGGCAGGGTGGTACGTAAGTTTCTGGTGTACCGTTGTTTCGATTATCAACCGCCGTTGCAGCCGGCCAGGGAATAGCGGGTGGTTACAGATCCAGGTCTTTTTTCAGCAGGGGCACATTATCTTCCGCCGTGGTAACCAGCATGGTAAGACTGTTATGCGTGGCGTGGTCCCACACGCTGGTATGTTTGATCTGGTCAAAACAGGGCTGAAGATATTCCATGCCGAGGCTGTTGAAGGAGGTTGCTATCTTATGGGTTTGTTGTTTGAGGGATGCAAGGTCTTTATCTGCTGCGATCTGGCGGCAGTTGTCCACATAGTTCATCATTGCATCGAGGTACATGGCGGCAATTTCCTGCAGGAAAGTATAGTCACCGGCGCTGACCAGCAGGAGGTACTGAAAAGAGTAAGCTGGTGTGGTGACGTTTTCCAGCTGTCTGAGTTTTTCCACAGGGGTGAGCATATATGGGTTTCTTGAGGGTTTACAAATAGATCTGTACCATTAAGTTACGATAATCATACGGATTTCGGTGACGGTGGTCACCGGTTACATTGATGACAATCATTCCATGTTGCCACGTTCATCATTGTTCAGGGTTGGGGGCGGAGGTACCTTTGTGATGTCGGGAATATTTAATGTTTTTCTTTTTTTAATATGAACGCATATGTTTACCGGTTTCTTTTCCTCATCCCTGCAGCGGAGATTTTGTGAAGGCTTTCTTTTTTATCCGATCAGGAGGCTGCGCCAGTACGGAGGATATATTTTCAAACAATATAAATCCAGGTCTGGTATCAAGACGTTGCTGGAAAACCATCGACAGTTATTTGACTTCAACGGATTTTATGCGGCGGAACTGGCCCGGCAGTTGAAGGATACGGCATTGCCCCATGCAGTGAAGCTCTCCCGCAAACTGGAAGCGCTGTATGTGGCCAGCCGGCAGGAACATAATGCCACAGGCTTTATGGAGTTCAACGAAGTGATCATCAGTTATTACCGTGAGTTGAGCACTTATCAGGCAGTTGTGTTGCAAAGCCTGGAAAAAGAGATGAAACCGGCTGTCCGTATCAAGGCTGATGACACCAGTTTCCAGTCTTTCAGGCCCGACTATCACGGCAACGTAAGAGATGTGATGAAGGCCTTTATCCGGGAAAGCAACCGGACCGCCAGATATTTACAAAAATGTATTGACGGTGACAGTAATATTTATGATATTTGTGCAGATAAAAAAATGCAGGACCTGGTCAACAGCATCAAGGAAATGTCATTGATACAGCGTGGAATGGTTACCTTGCTGCAACACTGGGAAGACCAGCAAAGGCTAAATGGTCTGCAGGTGTATTATAATTAGCAGTACTTACTATGAACAACCGGGAAGAAATAAGAGGGAAGAATCTGCAGGACCAGCAGATATGCAGAGGGTGGCTAAGTATTT
This window contains:
- a CDS encoding ArnT family glycosyltransferase, which translates into the protein MRKPGPSSLFFRYLFANKWLVAAISIVTVLRLSFVGAMGLMPQDAYYFFYGQHLALSYFDHPPAIAYTLRIFTDVLGRHAWVIKLADTLVTIGTLLAFYRLATFFLSRHRAWNAGLLLYSTLMVTLLSLVSTPDVPLMLWWSISLIALYKALFEGSRAAWVWTGIAMGLAFDSKYTGIFLPAGAVLFLLLSARYRRYLWSPWLLLAIAFFLLTISPVVIWNVDNQFASFRFQSSGRVGGMELHPLDFLGVIGHQAAVLIPVLLGALFYYLYKAFGRYRRRGWRVPVKQLFLLCFFLPSFLGFMVISPIYWVKLNWMMPGYITGIIWVSAWMGMKYIRWQWAVSVAVHMALAVEIIFYPVPIHSDDTMIGWEGLGKAAREIRRQYPNDFIFSADDYKTSAMLNFYLPELVYSRNVIGEPALQFDYIGTDLRRLEGRNAIFINSLTDVADDKDEQAFVKELQPYFSDVAPLPPIIVKLHGRVVRKFLVYRCFDYQPPLQPARE
- a CDS encoding cation-translocating P-type ATPase; amino-acid sequence: MAAAKINLPENIRGLDDAAVAASREENGRNIPPEPSINPVLALLKEILQEPMLMLLIAVTAIYFVLGEWGEAYFMLAAIALVSGISFYQDSRSRKALEALEKMNEPLSKVIRNGTLQSISTADIVIGDMLVISEGNTVNADGVIVHSNDFSVNESALTGEAFAVFKEADSDDPYVYSGTLVVSGLAICRVEQIGEQTKIGQLGKAILDIREEPTPLQQQIEQFVKWMAIVGIGVFLAVWLYNFIQSRSLTGSLLKGLTLAMSILPEEIPVAFTTFMALGSRRLMQLGIIVKKIRTVEALGSATVICTDKTGTITENRMSLQSVYNAADHTLYENGQWPAAVIRAAMWASEPVPFDPMEKTLHQLYAQTTETDERPQYRIVHEYPLEGKPPMMTHVFETNDGQRIVAAKGAPEAILRVCHLPEAEKSQVQQQLSQLAEKGYRILGVATSGFTGTDYPAQQQDLPFSFIGLVAFYDPPKANIGQVFQQFYQAGIDIKIITGDNSATTKAIATQAGLQHAEEAIDGETLMQQSLPDMQATLQRVNIFTRMFPEAKLAAIDALKADNQVVAMTGDGVNDGPALKAAHIGIAMGKKGTEIAKQAAALILANDDLSGMVDAVAMGRRIYTNIKKAVQYIISIHIPIILTVSLPLFLGWAYPNIFTPVHVIFLELIMGPTCSIVYENEPMEPNAMQLPPRPISQTFLSFKEMAVSLLQGLVITAGVLGIYQYSLSQGHDEVYTRSMVFTTLVLANVFLTQVNRSFYYSFIASMRNHNKLMVGVILITLALLAAMLYIPPVAGFFSITALDIRSLLTCAAVGAISVWWFELWKWGKRLKNTATENQ
- a CDS encoding Hpt domain-containing protein; protein product: MEKLRQLENVTTPAYSFQYLLLVSAGDYTFLQEIAAMYLDAMMNYVDNCRQIAADKDLASLKQQTHKIATSFNSLGMEYLQPCFDQIKHTSVWDHATHNSLTMLVTTAEDNVPLLKKDLDL